The DNA segment caagaGCTAGTCTAATACTCCTAACTCATTGTccatattttaattgtatttactGCTTTTAGctatcaaattattaattaaagttttgTACACAAACACTTTAACTCTATTACCTCGGCAAGTATGGGGCTGTAAAGAATAATGTTTATcacatttcttttaataaaaaaatggattcAAAATAACTTTTTCTATATAATATTGCTCGAAGCTGGAGCTCTCATGATAGGTTGTTTCTTTCGGCGATAGCTTTCGTTTCTGAGTAGTTtacgaatataatataatattaacatgTTGCCCAGTTGGTCATGGAAGATCTTCAACAAGGAAAGAAAAGCACATGAGACAATGGTTAAttacttcttatttatttatttatttatccttttatatcatatttttttcgtatcctttaaaaatgatggaatttttatatataaccaatgtgtttaattatattttaatttctataatttcagttatgtttaattttttaatttttttagtcaattaaacttctaaaattaaataaattaaattcttttgtgatttttatttgaataaattattttaaatattttcccaCTCATTTTAAtaaccaaaaatttaaataaaaaatcttgaaatttctattctttaaaccctaatttcacgtcttatacttttttttttggaatttcaactaaatttttactttaaaacttcttaaattatttcacattttcaaatttaatataaactcCCTAATATTCAAATAGAAACTAATGTTTTGAGAGTTTTagattaaaataagaataatgacAAACCAGatttacttaatttaaaagtagaaaaaattATTGCATGTGTACTTAtagtataaaatagttttacactatcatataatcataaatcattatttaaattattttaaaagttaacaaatttaccATATATGGTGAGTTACGATTGAACGATtgtgtaaaactttttataactttcaatgcataaactttttttctaaaaacatgTGATTAAAACTAAAAGGACAAAAAAAGGGCTTAAATATGCTTATCATACTTGAAAATAGGACATTTTTAAGTTATTACCTAAAATTTACTTTTGGTCATCTAcgtattgaattttttttaggtttcaATGTAATACCTATCATTAGTCTCATTAtgttaagtgatgatgtgacaAATAGAGTGTCATATCATTAAGCCTAATCATTTGATATGTTAGTAAATTGAggtcatataattatttattatttaatttattttaaaaatccaattattatattttattaactgtGCCTCTCAGCACACCTACTTCCCTTGCCTTGTCCAACGTCGTCGTCGCTCTCCATCGCGATCGCTGCTGCCATCACTACCAATAATGTTCCCGCCGTCACCTCCCTCCCCTCCTCATCCTCCTTACAATCTAGCCCCTAAGCCACCCGTGGCCCCATTGCCTCACCCAGTTCATCTTCTTCGTCCTTCCACCACCATCCATGCCAGTTCATCTTCTTCGTCCTTCCATTGCCACCCCTCCTTTGGACACAACCACAACCCCACCATGACCCTTTACCATACTAGGTCGGTGTGCGCACGACAACCACCACCAACCTTATCATTGCCATGACAGTGTTCACGATCTCCTTGGCATGTGGAGTGTCGATGTGGACAAGGCAAAAGCCGAGGTCAATGGCGAGGGCAAAGTTGATGATGCAATCAACAAGCCCAAGGCAGAGGATGAGGTGGTTGGAACAAAGGTGGCATTGGGAGGCGCGGGGGAGGTAGGTGAGGGAGTGGAGGAGCATGGCGGTAGACTCGATCTTGCCAAGGGAAGTCATGTTTTTTTAGTTgataaaacataataattaatttttttaaataaattaaataataaataatgatatgacttcaatttgttgaCTTGTCAAGTGATTAGGCTTGATAACGTGATATTCCATTTGTCATGTCATCACTTGACAAAATGTGACTAACGACAAATATTACattgaaacataaaatttttttaGACACGCAAATGATCAAAAGTAAATTTtagataataacttaaaaataaccCATTTTCcaaatatgaaaaacatatttaagaagaaaaaaatacaataaaacctAACAAAAACGATACAATTTGATGTTAGTAAGGTGGCCAAGTGGgcattaaaaaacaataaacggGCGTTGTATATTAATTTCTAACAAATATTTGATAACTTCGAAACACTAGCAGATCTTGGGAAGGACAAGTGCTCATATCGCCCTGGCccattattaattgtttttatatttccCATTCTTCGTTTCTACTGTAATATCAATACCATTTTCTCTATGTCTACCATAATCTCATCCcccctttaaaaaaattattttctttttggttgataaaagaagaaaaaattgtgaATCCAAACCACCAGCCAATAAAAACTACTCCAAATCGCCCTATAATTATCTTCCAAATCtgcatgtatgtatgtattaatTGGGTACGCAAGGCAAGAGAGAGTTGAACATGATTCTTCAAAGCAACTTGCCATTGATAACGAAAGAGACATCCTAGCTTCTTTCATATTAGTATGGTCCGTGGTACTAATTATGGTGTTTGTGAAAACATTTTAAAGGAGGCATTGATTGTTAAATTGCGTGCTGAATTCGGTATTAGAAATAGGAACAAAAGAAAAGTGGACCTACCCTTAATTTAGTTTGGGGTTAGGCCCTTCAAAGATGGAACTGTAAAGAAGCAGTTTAGGCCGGTGCATAGCCCATATAAATGGCGACTTTTGGGGCCTTAGCAATCAACAATTATTTGTACTTTCTACATGGTTGAATTAATATAAAGGTTGTTAATAACACGTGTTCAATTAAATGTAAATCCtcaaaattgaattgaaaatgaaaaatcaacTAGATTGGATTCGTTTTACATTCCAAACTTTAAAAACGATCTAATTTATGCTGAACtaagtttcaaaatatttgCGTGTAGACACAGAAGATATTCACTTGTCTaatgactttttttctttctttcttgcagAATATACTAAATGTAATatcacattaaatttatcaattatttgtactatcattttaaattatccttttattctctctctatccatttatttatttttcattaatatttgaagaaagaaaaattaagagtATGTacgaaaaaaaacataattgatgCATCTAGAAATTAGAcaataatcttataaaaatagacaaataaattttaaaaaagatctTATTATAATTAAGGATGAAAGgaatatttacttatattttaaaatatatactatGTCAAAATGAGATTAACTAAtgaagtatcatttaatttttaactcatGTCAATTTTTGTAAACTTGACCTCCTTATTGAAAGAACTGtcaatataacaattaaactaatgaaatttaattttcgtaaaagttattgaaataattattttttttttgggttagcTAGGACTTAAGATATTTCTTGGTCAGGAAGCAAGGACTAATCACTAATATATTAAGATTCATTTAAAGAGAAAAGATGACATCTTTTAACATATAttgataaagaattaaatttgatACAACATAATTCCCTCCCTATACAcaataaaagttaattattagatcagttttgaatttaaaaccaaaataatcgagtaattgaaaaatcaaattatttttctcttcaaaatccGACAATCCAATTCGCAAGCACATTTTCAATATAGTTAagcaaaataaaagatataactACTTTAATGTGATAACTTCTCCTTCACAACCAAATTTAGCAAATTGGTTCTTCAATGAATAAAATGGTAAGTAATGCTGTATTCTACACAACCACAAGAGTCATTCGAAAATACAGGGGCTCGACTTTAAAGCTTTAACAGATATGCGTGTGAGTTGTTACAAGGGCTGTTATTATTGCTGTAACCCAGTACAGGCTGCATTAAACAATGTTAGAAGAGTAGTACATCTTTACTTATTTTCGTGGCCAAACCCAATTGCAGGATTAACCTAGTATCGGTTTCTAGGCGACAGTGTCTTAAGTTTGTCATTGTCATAATGGCCTAATGAAATAGGGTGCCACTGTCAACCCCTTAAAACAATTGTACGGGGATTGTGGCTGCATTATCAATTAATGATCATAGATAGCAAAATTTATCAATGACTTTACTAATTTTGTAATAgcattctaaatttaaaatattatcaccTTTAAAAATAGCTATCCTAGGAGCAGATGGCTGATGTGAGGATACAATACATTCATACTAATGGAGGAAATGAACAGATTAGGAAGCAACATGGCATTTGAGTGAGAAGATTctggttcaataaaaaaaatgctgaaTATTGAAAGTGGCATTAGCCCAGAAAATGCTCTGCAAGAATTTATTGTCCTAGAACTAGTAGAAGTTTATCCCAGCTTGCATCACATTAAtactataataattaataataactaattcaGAACCACAACAAACACTACTTATCACAGAAATGAATCCTGTGAAAACAAACAATGGTCGAAGAATATGCATAAGATATATCTTGATTCATTGCTTATTTAACTCATTACCTTCATGCTATATTATGAAATTTTCTATATGCATTGCATTGGGTAGAAGCCAAGTATGAACAAAGCTAGCTAATCTTGTTTACAAGGCATATGTACAATTTTTACATTCAGAGTTGGCCCCGTTGGCATTTATGTATATTTACAAGAGGGCGAgtcctggtgcagcggtaaagttgtgccttggtgacttgttggtcatgggttcgaatccggaaacagcctctttgcatatgcaagggtaaggctgcgtacaacatccctcccccataccttcgcatagcgaagagcctctgagcaatggggtacgaagtttttttacaaatttacaatTCTCAAGTGAAATGTTTGTCCCAACAGCAGCAGGACAGAACAGGTTAATATGGAGATAGAAGGGGTAAAACTAGTGACCATTGGGCAAGTTAACACCTTCTCTGAAAAGGATGCTAGCTACTGAAGATGTCCATGTAGGGCTGCTAGTGCTAGCATTCTGGCTATCTGTATAATGACTTTCACTCTCCATTGCAGTAACATTAATGTTCCTCCCAAACTTCTTTCCAATTGACATTCCTAGTTTCACAGCAGTAAGAAGGCCAAATGCAAGTAGCACAGGTCTAACTGCCCAGTGGTGATCCTCTACATGTTGATACTTCTCTATCATCTTTGGACAATTCTTAAAATTAACGACATCAACCTCGGAGGGATCAGCCAAGACGGTGCTTGGTGCATCCAAAAAGTTCAACATGCCTGGAAACTTGACAACTAGACATCCATTTGGTAGGATCCAAGAAATCTTACCAGTAGCCCAGGCACCTTCCCTTTTACGTGGCCATTCAAATCGAGGACTCAAAACATTGGTTTTCAGCCTAATAAACTGGCCCACGCAATAAGGTTCTGCCATTTCAAGTTCTGAAGAGTTACCGTTCCAAAGAGTTTGCAGACCGATAAACCCAACAGTTACTCTGCCATCACGATTGATAGAATGAAGAATACCCACTGGCGAGTGCTTCTCATCTTCTTCCTTCAAGTGTACCCAATCCCCAGCTCCCAAACCATTGGTGACACGTTCAAGAGTTGATGCATGAATCCTTACAGGGTCGTGAACACCATGGAGCCTCACTAAAACAAATCCATGATCTGCATTACGTTCTAAACCAACAACATTTCCTTGCGGGACCTCCATGTTTTGAGGATTGCATGAATTGGAAGGCTTTCTAGAGCGCACTGTATCACCCACCTGAAGATGATCCTTTGAGAGGGACCACTGAGTGTAGCCAGTGCTACTTGATTTTGCTATAGTTTTAGTTCCAAGATATATCCATCCTCCATCATTGGCTACTGCATTCAGTAAGCTGCAAGGTAGGCAGAACAATTAAGAATAAAGTACTATTTAATACCCGACCTTATTTTCTTCatgaagataaatataaattcacTGAAAAGATAATCACGCTTGGTTGAAAACATTTGCAGGCTTTtctcaaacattattgttttaaaactttttggaataaaaattaTCTCGGATTATTAAGGAAGCACAAGTGTAGAACACTTTAATTAATTCTCAACTAATTGACTGCCCATTGAATGTTCTAAGTTCATAATAAGCCTTGTAACATTCAAGTTAAAATGAATGAACTTGCTAACTAAAGTGAGTTACGAAATCACCAGCTAGATGATATGCACCAAATGCTTTGTGTTGGTGCCTATTGAACTAAACTAAATATTTCACCATATTATGCAGTCATGCGCGCGCTTGTAAttgatttttctaaataatGCTATGCTTATTCAGACAATGCATTATGCAAGACACTAATACATCAAGAAATgtaattcttagaatttaggcTTAGAGTGGAACTCAACTCGATAAAACCACCTTATAAGGTAAAGACTGTTTGAGCTTTATAAGCTCTATTTAAGTCATATCTCCCATAAATGTGGGACTAAACACCCCCCCTTTTAATGCTGCAATTAAGGGCGACCCAAAGGCGGGTCAGGGGTGACTGAAATTAGGGCAACTTTCCAACACTCCCCCTCACGCCCAGGGCTACTGGCTTGGAGTGTGCCAAATGCAAGTGGCCCAACTATGGATCTAGGATAGGCTCTAAAATTGTCCTAGAATTTGGGCTTAGGGTCTATTGGCCTAACTTCAATGACAATTTTCCAAAATATGAATGTAACtaagaatatgaaaataaaaagatttgttTCAAGCGTGGTTTATCATACTACATTCTCAAACGATTGATTTCGAATGCAGTATGAATTTCTTATctctgtatatatatatatatatgctaccTAATTATAGAAACTTCCTTGAAACATTAAAAACTTACAAACCTTCTAAAGACGGCCAGAATATCTACCACAGAAGGGCGATTCCTCAAATCATATTCAAAGCAACCACTGAGGATATTTTCAACTGAAGAAGGAAGGCCACTAGGAATCTGGGGTTTTTCATACTTTTCAACAACCGATTGGTAGATTTCACCAACAGGAGACCCATACAAAGGTTGATTACCAGTCAACATTTCCACAATAGTGCACCCAAATCCCCATGAATCTGTTTCAAAGGATATAGGGCCTCTGACTTCTGGCTGCCATTGTTCTGGAGCCATGTAGTTTGGAGTACCAATCCTGTTAGCCATATCTGAGCTTAGGAATGAGGAACCAAACAGAAGATTTGGAATACCAATATCTCCCAGTATTGCTTGATCAGTATCATCAAGAAGCACATTCGATGGTTTAAGGTTGAGAACTAGGATCCCTTTTGAGTGAAGTTCCAGAATACCTTCAGCCAGATCGATACCATACCTGCAGCCCATAACATGCCCTTAGTATTGACCAATTTTTCCTCTCTACCCCGTGCTATAAAAATAAACAGGTAAACATACTTcaatgaaaacacaaaaatcacatTACCTCAGAACGCCAGGCAATGAAATCCTTCCCTCTCTGAGTCTAGCCATCTTGTCACCGACTGAACCctcataaaaattcataatgatGCATATCTGTGAgcataaacaaatatattagCTATATCGCGAAGTCTAACAAAGGATGTTAAAGATCTCACATATACTGAATAAAATGCATAATCCATGTCTAACCCTtccatttaaaattgaaattccaagTAGCCAGCACACCCTACCCACTCCTTGGCACCGGAAATATAATTCACAAAATTTCTCTAATGCAGTTTTCATATGTTCCTCTCTGATTGGAGGTAACATCTTGGCAGCTACTTCATGATACTCATCATAATCTTCAGTTGATTGATGATGAGTTGCTAACCAAACATCACCAAAGGGTCCCCGACCAATCCTGTGTCTGAGTTTCAACCTTTCAGGTTCAATCCATGGGTCTGCCCTGCTGCTGCTGGATGAGGCTGAGACAGTTCTAAGGTGATCACCAACCAAGAGTTCGAAATCAAAAGGAACTGGTGGAGTAGCAGTATCTTGTGCCATTCTTCAATCTGATGTTgtaacatttataaaataattcagCAAAATGCAGAAAGcacaacacaaaataaaagaagaaaaatccaATAAATCATCGCCAAGAAcccaagttatttttttattatcaccaGAGCAAAAAGTAAAAAGTTGACTAAAAAGTACCACATACTCAAATTCATCCACGATAATTTTAGGTTGAGAGGGCTAatccttaaaaatattaaaaggggTGAAACAGGTCAATCcatgaaaaacataaaatatataaataaaaaaattatattaatcccTAAAAATCACAAACACAGGTCATACGCGTCCTTTCctttttcagaagaagaaaacaaagatgaCACGCATTTGTGATTCtagggattaaaataaaaaataaattatagttttaagGACGAATATATTTTCCTCTAATTTTTCAGGAATCAAACTGAGTCATTACTCAAAATAATATAACTTGGTATTCTTTTGGATCATTTCCCTTTACTGAATCTCAAAGTTTCAATCTTGCAGTAACTAATGCCCGAGTCAATCCCTCAAAACTCAGCCTCCAAAACTTAACTTTTAACACAGAATAGAAACTTAACGGTTCAGTCACTGAAACACACCAAAGCATGCTAACACATGCAACTGGTTTTCGCTTTCTCAGAACTAAAGAACagtaaacaaaaaacatgtaaacatataattcttttttggtaacataaataattcaaaataaagagtaccaataaaaaaaaaaaacaagaagaattaaaaacaTGATAATCATAAGCAATAAAGATGACCAAATTCACTGTGCACGTACtcagaagaagaaagaatggTCTTGTAGCGTGAGCACTCAGAAATCAACGGCTTGGTTAGCAGAGAAAAGTGATGGgttaaaacaaattcaaacaaaTTGAGAAGAACAGAAACCTGAACTACCTAAAACCAAGGTCGTGgacttgtttatttatttagatgaaaataaataataatactagCAAAGGGCAGGAATGGCATTTCAAATGGTGAAGACGAGATGtgattaattgttttttgttgtcGTCGTCGTATATTGATATTTGATAGAGTAAATATGAAATGACACCgtaattctttttaataaatttgttgattttgataattattaatttaaaaattatatttattattatttttaattatttagcagtgtgagtttttaaaatttatatagatggaaaagaaattttcataaaaaaaagacaGAAATGAAACTATTTGATATGAATAATTATGTAcgtataatatgatttattcttcCTCCCGAGTTTAACGCCATATGATAGATAACACCTACGATTTAACGTGGCTTCCAAGTCGCggttattgataaaataaaacaggGAAAGGGAATCAAACAAATGGATGAAAATTAAGGTCGAAAACTACAAGAAATTGAACGAAGGTTGAAAAAAGTAGTTctcaaaattagtattttacGATGCTTCGTGGTTGTACTCTAGGGCAGGTGTATGTCTTGTATGAAAtccatcacacacacacacacaaaaaaaaaacgttttaaAACCTAgaaattttagaaaacaaattgcATTTGATttatgactttaattttttgaattaaaaatctcTAAAGCATAATATCCATATTTAGAAATTTTGAAACCAATCACAACTGTACAACAAGCAAGGCACATGCCTCTCAAGAGTACCACAAGGGTAACTTTGGTAAATTTATGTAACAATGTGTTTTTCCCTTGGCCCGAAAGTCATCATACATTCATACTCCCCGCTCCGCTATTCTTTATTAGCTGTTTCCTTTTCACAACATTTCTTCAGTACCAAACATatgcttataatttttatttaaagatgaatcattttaattacatttattagttttcaattttttgcatGTTGTGTGttttataatatcattataTTTCCAAATATACTCtaccaaatttaaaataaaaatttaaccaatgatcataaattattaagttgaacaaatatagaaaacatataaaaatagatTGGTAAGTTGAAGAGTCTGTAAGGATGTTTTACAAGGAGGATTTTTGC comes from the Glycine soja cultivar W05 chromosome 6, ASM419377v2, whole genome shotgun sequence genome and includes:
- the LOC114414968 gene encoding E3 ubiquitin-protein ligase KEG-like isoform X2; the encoded protein is MNFYEGSVGDKMARLREGRISLPGVLRYGIDLAEGILELHSKGILVLNLKPSNVLLDDTDQAILGDIGIPNLLFGSSFLSSDMANRIGTPNYMAPEQWQPEVRGPISFETDSWGFGCTIVEMLTGNQPLYGSPVGEIYQSVVEKYEKPQIPSGLPSSVENILSGCFEYDLRNRPSVVDILAVFRSLLNAVANDGGWIYLGTKTIAKSSSTGYTQWSLSKDHLQVGDTVRSRKPSNSCNPQNMEVPQGNVVGLERNADHGFVLVRLHGVHDPVRIHASTLERVTNGLGAGDWVHLKEEDEKHSPVGILHSINRDGRVTVGFIGLQTLWNGNSSELEMAEPYCVGQFIRLKTNVLSPRFEWPRKREGAWATGKISWILPNGCLVVKFPGMLNFLDAPSTVLADPSEVDVVNFKNCPKMIEKYQHVEDHHWAVRPVLLAFGLLTAVKLGMSIGKKFGRNINVTAMESESHYTDSQNASTSSPTWTSSVASILFREGVNLPNGH
- the LOC114414968 gene encoding E3 ubiquitin-protein ligase KEG-like isoform X1 translates to MAQDTATPPVPFDFELLVGDHLRTVSASSSSSRADPWIEPERLKLRHRIGRGPFGDVWLATHHQSTEDYDEYHEVAAKMLPPIREEHMKTALEKFCELYFRCQGVGRVCWLLGISILNGRICIIMNFYEGSVGDKMARLREGRISLPGVLRYGIDLAEGILELHSKGILVLNLKPSNVLLDDTDQAILGDIGIPNLLFGSSFLSSDMANRIGTPNYMAPEQWQPEVRGPISFETDSWGFGCTIVEMLTGNQPLYGSPVGEIYQSVVEKYEKPQIPSGLPSSVENILSGCFEYDLRNRPSVVDILAVFRSLLNAVANDGGWIYLGTKTIAKSSSTGYTQWSLSKDHLQVGDTVRSRKPSNSCNPQNMEVPQGNVVGLERNADHGFVLVRLHGVHDPVRIHASTLERVTNGLGAGDWVHLKEEDEKHSPVGILHSINRDGRVTVGFIGLQTLWNGNSSELEMAEPYCVGQFIRLKTNVLSPRFEWPRKREGAWATGKISWILPNGCLVVKFPGMLNFLDAPSTVLADPSEVDVVNFKNCPKMIEKYQHVEDHHWAVRPVLLAFGLLTAVKLGMSIGKKFGRNINVTAMESESHYTDSQNASTSSPTWTSSVASILFREGVNLPNGH